The stretch of DNA CGCTGCCGGGAGGGGCATCTGAACGAGGGCTATCTTCCATGGCTTTGACTTTCCGCGTCCCAACAGGAGTAGTGGCTGCGATCACTCCTTTTAATGCACCGCTGAATTTGATTTGTCATAAGATCGGCCCGAGCTTTGCCGCTGGCAATGTCACCATCCTGAAACCTGCACCTCAAGCCCCCTTGATTGCAACGGCACTAGTGGAATTGCTGCTGGAAGCCGGCATGCCCGCGCAGGCAATTCATATGGTCTTGGGCGGAAAAGAGATAGGGGAACAGATCGTACAGGATGCGCGCGTGAATCTCGTTTCATTCACGGGAGGCGTTCCGGGGGGCAGGCAAATCAGCCGGGATGCCGGGATGAAAAAGGTGCTGCTGGAGCTTGGCGGCAATGCAGGTACCATTGTTCATCAGGATGCCGATGTCGGGCGGGCAGCAGTCATTTGTGCGAAGACGGCATTCAGCAATTCCGGCCAAAGCTGTATTTCCGTCCAGCGTATCTATGTCCATGAACGAATCTTCCAATCGTTTGTCGAAAAGCTGAAGCATGCTGCGGAAGGGCTTGTTGTCGGTGATCCGGAAGATGAGCGTACAGATGTCGGCTGTGTCGTAAATAGACAGACAGCTGAGCGGGTGAGGGGATGGATAGAGGAAGCAGTGGCAGAAGGAGCAGAGCTGATCTGCGGCGGGAGAGCAAACGGTGCCTCCATCGAACCAGCAATATTGCTCAATCCAAAAAAACAAAGCAAGGTCGTGTGCCAGGAAGTATTTGGTCCTGTTGTCAGTGTGCTGCCGTATGGGGAGCTTGATGAAGCCATCCAAGAGGTGAACGATTCGGTATTTGGTCTGCAAGCCGGCATTTTTTCAAATTCATTGGATGTCATCCGCAGGGCGGCAAAAGAGCTGGATGTCGGCGGTGTTGTCATTAATGGATCGTCGAACTTCCGCCTGGATCACTGGCCGTATGGCGGGATAAAAGACAGCGGCATCGGCAGGGAAGGCCCGCGCTTTGCTGCAGAAGAGATGACAGAGCTGAAGATGATCGTACTGCAGGATTTGCTGTAGGCAGAACAAGAAGAGCCAGGAGGGTATTCAATTATGAAAAAACTGATTTCGGAGCAGCTGGTCAAATACTTGGAATCCCGTGGTGTAAAGCATATTTTCGGACTATGCGGCCATACCAATATCGCAGTGCTGGCTGAATTGGAAAAAAGCTCGATCAAGTTCATCAATGTACGCCATGAGCAAATTGCCGCACATGCAGCAGATGGGTACGCCCGGGTGACAAAAAAGGCAGCAGTAGTACTGAGTCATCTAGGACCTGGTTTGACGAATGCTGCCACGGGTGTTGCCAATGCAGCCTTGGATTCCACGCCGATGGTTGTCATTGCAGGCGATGTACCGAGCTATTACTACGGGAAACATCCGCATCAGGAAGTGAATATGCACGCTGACGGCGCTCAATATGAAATTTATCGTCCGTTCGTCAAACGAGCATGGCGCGTCGATCAGGCAGAGCTTTTTCCGGAAATCCTTCAAAAAGCATTCCAGCTGGCAGAAAGCGGCCGCCCTGGTCCTGTCCTTATTTCTGTACCGATGGATATTTTCTCGACGAAAATCGAAGAAGGCCGTTTCGAGCGCTTGCACCATCATACCCAAGTGGTGGAAAGGCCTGGCTTGGATGAAGAGACAGCAGTGCGGATTGTGGAGAAATTGGCAAAGGCAGAGCGCCCGGTACTGTACGCCGGAGGCGGAATCATTCTGGCTGATGCCGCTTCCGAGCTGCAGGAATTCGTCGAGCATATGAATATACCGGTCGCCCATTCCTTGATGGGCAAGGGTGCCCTGCCTGATGATCATGAGCTGACCCTGGGCATGACTGGTTTTTGGGGAACAAAATTCATCAATGAGCAAACGAAGAATGCCGATTGCCTATTTGGGGCTGGCACCCGTTTTTCAGAAGCCGATTCAAGCTCCTGGTATGATGACGTAACCTTCCATTTTCCGAATACAAAATTGATTCATATCGATATCGATCCAAATGAAATCGGCCGCAATTATCCAGCGGAAATTGGTGCGGTGGCTGACTTGAAAAAGGCTTTCCTTGCATTGAATCGCGTGGCTAAGCGTTTATATCCGAACGGCATCAACCGAAATAAACACTTAAAAGAGATGATTTCCATTTATAGGAAATCATTGCGGGAGAGCATCTCAAAAAATGTGAGCAGCACATCCTTCCCGATGAAGCCCGAGCGCATCCTGGCCGAGGTTCGTGATGTTCTGCCGCGGGATGCATATCTCACGACGGATGTAGGCTGGAATAAAAATGGTGTCGGGCAGCAGTTCCCTATTTATACGCCAGGCTCCATTTTGACGCCAGGCGGTTTTGCCACGATGGGCTTTGGCAGTTCGGCTGCAATCGGGGCAAAAATAGCTGCACCTGAAAAAATAGTTGTTTCGCTGATAGGCGATGGCGGATTCGGACAAAATCCGTCTGTGCTCGCCACAGCAAAGGAAGAGAATATCCCGGTTGTTTGGGTTGTCATGAATAATAGTGCCTTTGGTACAATAGCCGGTTTGGAAATGGCACATTATGACACAACTTACGGAACACGATTCCAAGCGGATGGTAATAGCTATACACCGGACTTTGCCGCCATCGCGGAAGGATATGGCATAAAGGGGATCAAGATTGAAACCGCTGCGCAATTCAAAGTTGCGCTGAAGGAGGCAATTGCCGCCAACGAACCAGTGGTGATCGATGTAGCGATGAAAAATGAGCCAGTCCCGACAGATGGGAAATGGAATATCAATGATATATATTCACCT from Terribacillus sp. FSL K6-0262 encodes:
- a CDS encoding thiamine pyrophosphate-binding protein, with the translated sequence MKKLISEQLVKYLESRGVKHIFGLCGHTNIAVLAELEKSSIKFINVRHEQIAAHAADGYARVTKKAAVVLSHLGPGLTNAATGVANAALDSTPMVVIAGDVPSYYYGKHPHQEVNMHADGAQYEIYRPFVKRAWRVDQAELFPEILQKAFQLAESGRPGPVLISVPMDIFSTKIEEGRFERLHHHTQVVERPGLDEETAVRIVEKLAKAERPVLYAGGGIILADAASELQEFVEHMNIPVAHSLMGKGALPDDHELTLGMTGFWGTKFINEQTKNADCLFGAGTRFSEADSSSWYDDVTFHFPNTKLIHIDIDPNEIGRNYPAEIGAVADLKKAFLALNRVAKRLYPNGINRNKHLKEMISIYRKSLRESISKNVSSTSFPMKPERILAEVRDVLPRDAYLTTDVGWNKNGVGQQFPIYTPGSILTPGGFATMGFGSSAAIGAKIAAPEKIVVSLIGDGGFGQNPSVLATAKEENIPVVWVVMNNSAFGTIAGLEMAHYDTTYGTRFQADGNSYTPDFAAIAEGYGIKGIKIETAAQFKVALKEAIAANEPVVIDVAMKNEPVPTDGKWNINDIYSPDDERSHVSIP
- a CDS encoding aldehyde dehydrogenase family protein, whose protein sequence is MRKARPFVNGVWVEDEREPIPVIGPYQGEKIGVQLTADKNEVDQALEAAYLQKKKVANLSPAFRAKVLYRAADLLEERKEIFANLIAKEVGKALKSTRDEVARSIETLQLSAEEAKRLFGETLPGGASERGLSSMALTFRVPTGVVAAITPFNAPLNLICHKIGPSFAAGNVTILKPAPQAPLIATALVELLLEAGMPAQAIHMVLGGKEIGEQIVQDARVNLVSFTGGVPGGRQISRDAGMKKVLLELGGNAGTIVHQDADVGRAAVICAKTAFSNSGQSCISVQRIYVHERIFQSFVEKLKHAAEGLVVGDPEDERTDVGCVVNRQTAERVRGWIEEAVAEGAELICGGRANGASIEPAILLNPKKQSKVVCQEVFGPVVSVLPYGELDEAIQEVNDSVFGLQAGIFSNSLDVIRRAAKELDVGGVVINGSSNFRLDHWPYGGIKDSGIGREGPRFAAEEMTELKMIVLQDLL